In Actinomycetota bacterium, the following proteins share a genomic window:
- a CDS encoding 4Fe-4S dicluster domain-containing protein, whose product MTEFGHPAVLERAGLDALIAALRAAEYVVVGPVVRDSAVVYDEITSAADLPQGWTDEQNGGTYRLRRRDDGALFGYAVGPHSWKRFLYPPHSVLWTAERDAEGFTMRPPPEQETPAYAFLGVRACELRAIEIQDRVFLGNGYADPAYAARRARAFIVAVNCSSPAGTCFCVSMETGPRAETGFDLALTEITAGDTTRFLVETGSERGAQTLASVPHETATADDSRASDAVIERASNAMGRELDTFDIRDLLQRNAESKTWDRVAQRCLACTNCTMVCPTCFCGTVEDATDLTGNTAQRARRWDSCFTMDFSRLHGGSVRSSIAARYRQWMTHKLSTWIDQFGSSGCVGCGRCITWCPVGIDITEEVRAIRDTEGSKK is encoded by the coding sequence GTGACGGAATTCGGCCACCCCGCCGTCCTCGAGCGCGCGGGCTTGGATGCGCTGATCGCCGCGCTGCGCGCGGCTGAATACGTCGTCGTCGGTCCGGTTGTTCGCGACTCCGCCGTGGTCTACGACGAGATCACGTCGGCAGCCGACCTTCCCCAGGGATGGACCGACGAGCAGAACGGCGGCACCTACCGACTTCGCCGGCGCGATGACGGCGCGCTGTTTGGATACGCCGTCGGACCACACTCGTGGAAGCGCTTCCTGTACCCGCCGCACAGCGTGCTGTGGACGGCCGAACGCGACGCCGAGGGGTTCACGATGCGCCCGCCGCCGGAACAAGAAACCCCCGCGTACGCATTCCTCGGCGTTCGGGCATGCGAACTCCGCGCAATCGAAATCCAAGATCGAGTCTTCCTGGGAAACGGCTACGCCGACCCCGCGTACGCCGCGCGCCGCGCGCGCGCATTCATCGTCGCCGTGAACTGCTCGTCTCCTGCCGGCACGTGTTTTTGCGTTTCGATGGAAACCGGACCACGGGCTGAAACAGGCTTCGACTTGGCGCTCACCGAAATCACCGCCGGAGATACGACACGGTTTCTCGTCGAGACCGGGAGCGAGCGCGGCGCGCAGACGCTGGCGTCGGTACCACACGAGACCGCTACGGCCGATGACTCGCGCGCGTCGGACGCCGTCATCGAGCGCGCGTCAAACGCAATGGGGCGCGAGTTGGACACCTTCGACATCCGAGACCTCCTACAGCGAAACGCGGAGTCCAAGACCTGGGACCGGGTCGCGCAGCGGTGTCTGGCGTGCACTAACTGCACCATGGTCTGCCCGACGTGCTTCTGCGGAACGGTCGAGGACGCCACCGATCTGACCGGCAACACCGCGCAGCGCGCGCGGCGCTGGGACTCCTGCTTCACCATGGACTTCTCGCGGCTGCACGGCGGCAGCGTTCGCAGCAGCATCGCCGCGCGCTATCGCCAGTGGATGACCCACAAGCTCTCAACGTGGATCGACCAGTTCGGAAGTTCGGGCTGCGTGGGTTGTGGCCGGTGCATCACTTGGTGCCCGGTCGGCATCGACATCACCGAGGAAGTCCGGGCGATTCGGGATACAGAGGGGAGCAAGAAATGA
- a CDS encoding mechanosensitive ion channel family protein: MTELSVNSAALAVGFLVGSIVLGWIVYRIVAARVRHSETATSWGGNSIIVSAVHDVVLTWFTVAGAYAAVQALPLQSNVAHIAERILLIIVIISATLVAGRLAGDAVKLYSLKTAGVIRSSSIFVNITRVVVFVVGALILLQTLGISIAPILTALGVGGLAIALALQDTFANLFAGLHIIASKKVAPGDFVRLDSGDQGYVLDINWRNTTLRQLPNNVVIVPNLRLSTAIVTNFYQPERQTSATLDIGVAYDSDLASVERVTIDVAREVMREVPGGVPQFDPFIRYHTFGDHSIRFTVVLRSIESSSEDAIKHEFVKRLHERYKREGIEIPIPVQTVHLRDAGARPNHPVSPGE; encoded by the coding sequence GTGACCGAACTCAGCGTCAATAGCGCAGCCCTCGCTGTCGGATTCCTGGTCGGCAGCATCGTTCTCGGGTGGATCGTGTACCGCATCGTCGCGGCGCGCGTTCGCCACTCGGAAACCGCAACCAGTTGGGGCGGCAACAGCATCATCGTGTCGGCAGTCCACGATGTCGTGCTCACGTGGTTCACCGTCGCCGGAGCGTACGCCGCCGTTCAGGCTCTTCCGCTGCAGTCGAACGTCGCGCACATCGCCGAGCGCATTCTGCTGATCATCGTGATCATCTCGGCAACGCTGGTCGCCGGCCGTTTGGCAGGCGACGCGGTGAAGTTGTATTCGCTGAAGACCGCGGGAGTCATCAGATCCAGCTCGATCTTCGTCAACATCACACGCGTCGTGGTCTTCGTCGTCGGCGCGCTGATCTTGCTGCAGACCCTCGGCATTTCGATCGCGCCGATTCTGACCGCTTTGGGCGTCGGAGGTCTGGCGATCGCGCTCGCTCTACAGGACACTTTCGCCAACCTATTCGCGGGGTTGCACATCATCGCGTCGAAGAAGGTTGCGCCCGGCGACTTCGTCCGGCTCGACTCCGGCGATCAGGGATACGTCCTGGACATCAATTGGCGCAACACGACGCTGCGCCAATTGCCGAACAACGTCGTCATCGTGCCGAACCTGCGCCTGTCTACGGCGATCGTCACGAACTTCTACCAACCCGAACGCCAGACGTCGGCGACACTCGACATCGGGGTCGCCTACGACAGTGACCTCGCCTCCGTGGAGCGCGTCACGATCGATGTCGCGCGCGAGGTCATGCGCGAAGTTCCCGGGGGGGTACCGCAGTTCGATCCGTTCATCCGCTACCACACGTTCGGCGACCACAGCATCAGATTCACAGTCGTCCTGCGCTCGATCGAGTCCTCCAGCGAAGACGCCATCAAGCACGAGTTCGTGAAGCGGTTGCACGAGCGCTACAAGCGAGAAGGCATCGAGATCCCGATCCCGGTCCAAACGGTGCACCTGCGCGACGCCGGCGCGCGCCCGAATCATCCCGTTTCGCCCGGCGAATAA